The sequence taatcctgaaagacaatcaataacatggaagaagaaatcatgcctaataaaacatttctccgaagctagacggaaattgataggttgaataaagagttgattcagtaaaatagagtaatcagaagtaaaacattgaaaatatctgataactgaaagaaaaaagaaactcctgcaattgtcgccttttacgacatggaagcaggaacccagtggatctattcttggttcgccggattccacacggcatagtTCGTCTTTGCAGACAAGTTCGCGAAGAAGGCCATAATTTGGCAAGGATTGTGCAGTTGAGACCTGAAAACGGAATCACTGCCTCGACGATGACATCACAAATTTTCACCGATCAGTAGTTTATTCTATCAAGTTTCAAGTATTGTTCGTAATATTTTAGCGTTGATTTGAAATTGATGTGTCAATTCCAGGAAACAGAAGTCCACAAGAATATTCATTTAAAGCTACATTCGTTGGCCGTGGTATAATTGAATTCATTATTTCATAAACTGCATGAAATGACTAAGTTAAACATATGTGTTAaccatttgtttttatcataTTCTCCTTTTATTTCAGAGTTTTGCTACACCTGTTATGCAGAAACTGGCACCTGGACAGAAGATAATCACAGTGAATAATCCAAGTAAGTTTCGTTATTCTACGGGGAAATGTAAAATTCAGTTCAAACACGTTTCGATTCTTTTTTTTGACATAGAACTGCACATTGTCAACTCTTCTGCGTCTAAAAGTGCCAACGGCAAACCACTAGTACGACTATCTCCTTCACAATTGGTAGGTTTTCATGTTCTAGATCCAAAGTGGTGACCTCATTCACCAACCCATTCTCATTGTGCAGGGTCAGCTCAAACTCATCGCAGCTCCCGGTACACCCATATCCGGCAGAAACCTAACCGCCATGCTAGCGCCTTCGACTTCGGTCGCCCCGTCCAGTTCAGTAGCTACAGTTGTAGCACCGACAGCTTCATCATCCTACATCAGCACAAATCAGGTGACAAGTGGATCGATCATGACGATGCCCGTCACCCGGCTTCCACCACCTCCATCAACAACGGTTACGGCACGTGGTTCGAAGGGATCTCATCAAGCTCAAACCAATCAGCACCACAGCCAGACACAGTACAATTATGGTAAGAAAGCCGCCGCCAGTCAGATTCACACACCGGCATCCCGGCGGAGAAAGACGGACAAAGTTGGTCGCGGACTTCGGCACTTTTCCATGAAGGTATGCGAGAAGGTGAAGGAGAAGGGAACAACCACGTACAACGAAGTGGCGGACGAGCTGGTCGCCGAGGAAACACAGAGCCACCCGGGGGTGGATCCAGCTTCATACGATCAGAAAAACATTCGCAGGCGGGTGTACGACGCATTGAACGTCCTGATGGCGATGAACATCATTTCCAAGGAGAAGAAAGAAATTCGCTGGCACGGCTTACCCACCAGCAGCGTTCAAGAGTGCGACGATCTTGAGAAGGAGAACGAGCAAACCCGCAAACGAATCGAGCTGAAGCAGCAACAACTGAAGGAGCTGATCTTGCAGCATGTAGCGTTCAAATCGCTTGTCGCACGGAATCAGGAAAACGAGGACCGGGGCCTCGTACCGAACCCCAACTCCGCCATTCAGTTGCCATTCATTATTGTAAATACGGAGAAGAAGACTCACATCAACTGTAGTATTTCGAACGACAAGTAAGTTGAACGTTGAAGTGAGAACGAACGCACCGAAAGGCGTTTCTCAACGGGTTGTATTATTTTTGCTTCACAGGTCGGAGTTTTCGTTCAAATTCGACAACGCCTTTGAAATTCACGACGATCTGGAAGTGCTGAAGCGAATGGGAGTATTGCTAGGTGAGTTTTCGATTTCGAGAATTGTGTTGCTTTTGCGGGAAATAACGTTTTTACGTCGTTCCATTCAACAGGTTTGGACAAGGGAGAATGTACCGTTGAAGATATTTCGAAAATTAAATCCATGGTTCCGAAATCACTGGAGAGATACATTGAATGTAAGTATGGGaatgttttattaattttttaacaCCTAAGATGATCAGTAAGTAAATCCCGGTAAACACAATTTTTGCTACTAGATGGGCTACTAGTAACCTCCTGTATTATGGAAAAAGTTCTTTAGTATTTTTAAAGTAGTCCGAAGGAGTCGATTCGGTGGATGGGAAAGTAATTGCAGTTCTAAATTTCCTGATTTTTGGCACTGTATGCGattcttttgttttgtttatccttcaaaaacgatttttttattcactCGAGGTCTTTTCACAGGGATTCCGATTTCTCAGTAATACTCACAGTTGATAGGGTTACGGTTcctgtagtcatctcatatacgaccACCATTAGTTAGAATGAGAACTGTTATCTCTAATGGATAGATTGATCGTAAGGGTAAGATAAAAATAGGTGCATTCTCTTCAAGTTTTCGCATCACTACAACGGCAGTATTGCACAgttttcgaattattttttctgcGATATTGCTTCTTAAGGCCAAAACAAAGATATTGTGTCCAATTTTGTCACAATTCGTTGCTTGAAAGTCAAAAAATTGGCAAAATAATACGACGACCCTACTACTGAAAAGACTATTGATGCAATAGACCATCTCTGGAAATCGAAACTATGACCTTTCCAACTCTTTGAGCTTCGTTTTGAAACactgtggtagaaaaagtggaCTGTTGTATACAGAATAACGTTGACAGAtttcaaaacaataaaaaaaaactatgtgtAACAGTTACGCCAAAGTACAATGTTTAGTACCATGTAGCGAACGCTCATTTGATACTTATATATCCGGTAGATGTTTAACAATAAATCTTACATGGTTTACTCTAAACGATTTTGAGCCAATGTATTAGGTAGGGGAGACCGATGCTAAGCCGGACGCTAGGGTTTTACCCGGGCTATTTATACCGTTGTATAGCTTCAACCTTCAGCCAGAATTCCCAACGTGTGGTGTGgaaaatatgcattagtttccGTAAAAATCACGAACCTGAAAACCAAAATTAAGACACTACCGAGCTAAACCGGACACttcttggaaattaaaaaaaaagttgagtaattttaactttcaactaaaattCACAAATTCAGTTATTGTTCCAAGCTTCCTTGAAGTTTCCAG comes from Malaya genurostris strain Urasoe2022 chromosome 3, Malgen_1.1, whole genome shotgun sequence and encodes:
- the LOC131435124 gene encoding transcription factor Dp-1 isoform X2, producing the protein MAHQNKPVSIVIQDPNGQQQILQSFATPVMQKLAPGQKIITVNNPKLHIVNSSASKSANGKPLVRLSPSQLGQLKLIAAPGTPISGRNLTAMLAPSTSVAPSSSVATVVAPTASSSYISTNQVTSGSIMTMPVTRLPPPPSTTVTARGSKGSHQAQTNQHHSQTQYNYGKKAAASQIHTPASRRRKTDKVGRGLRHFSMKVCEKVKEKGTTTYNEVADELVAEETQSHPGVDPASYDQKNIRRRVYDALNVLMAMNIISKEKKEIRWHGLPTSSVQECDDLEKENEQTRKRIELKQQQLKELILQHVAFKSLVARNQENEDRGLVPNPNSAIQLPFIIVNTEKKTHINCSISNDKSEFSFKFDNAFEIHDDLEVLKRMGVLLGLDKGECTVEDISKIKSMVPKSLERYIELFGLGIENDTEDWEMTSAYTGHDYDDSVQDASDLMSSGYQDNNSELNEDSLISEDGQDG
- the LOC131435124 gene encoding transcription factor Dp-1 isoform X1, coding for MAHQNKPVSIVIQDPNGQQQILQVRQTATTTGRPLTSASVKSIVKEVTGQETSAIIAGQSFATPVMQKLAPGQKIITVNNPKLHIVNSSASKSANGKPLVRLSPSQLGQLKLIAAPGTPISGRNLTAMLAPSTSVAPSSSVATVVAPTASSSYISTNQVTSGSIMTMPVTRLPPPPSTTVTARGSKGSHQAQTNQHHSQTQYNYGKKAAASQIHTPASRRRKTDKVGRGLRHFSMKVCEKVKEKGTTTYNEVADELVAEETQSHPGVDPASYDQKNIRRRVYDALNVLMAMNIISKEKKEIRWHGLPTSSVQECDDLEKENEQTRKRIELKQQQLKELILQHVAFKSLVARNQENEDRGLVPNPNSAIQLPFIIVNTEKKTHINCSISNDKSEFSFKFDNAFEIHDDLEVLKRMGVLLGLDKGECTVEDISKIKSMVPKSLERYIELFGLGIENDTEDWEMTSAYTGHDYDDSVQDASDLMSSGYQDNNSELNEDSLISEDGQDG